The Flavobacterium sp. 1 genome contains the following window.
AAAATAGGGTATTTTAAAATATGGCGAAAGTAAAATATTATTACGATTCCGTAAATCTGGCATATAGGAAAATAAAAATCAGAAAGCGGCGAAAACTTGGCTACGCAATGCTGTTTTTATTATCCTCGGCACTGTTTGGATTTTTGACCTTTATAATATTATTGAATACTCCCTATTTTGATACGCCAAAAGACCGTTTGCAGGCAAGAGAAATTGAAAATTTAAAATTAAATTACGCCATTTTAAACAAAAAAATGGATCAGGTAGATGATGTAATTGAAGATCTTGAAGATAGAGACAATAATTTATACCGCGTTTATTTCAACACGGCTGCCATTCCGGAAGAAGAACGAAAAGCCGGCTATTCCAAAATAAATCGTTATGCCGCCATGCAGGGCTATGACAATTCAAAATTGGTAACCAGCACCACCGAAAGAGTGGACGCATTGAGCAAAGAACTCGCAATTCAATCCAAATCATTGGATGAGATTGTAAAATTGGCCAAAGCAAAGGGCAAACTGCTTTCGGCAATTCCGGCGATACAGCCTGTAAAAAATGA
Protein-coding sequences here:
- a CDS encoding M23 family metallopeptidase; translation: MAKVKYYYDSVNLAYRKIKIRKRRKLGYAMLFLLSSALFGFLTFIILLNTPYFDTPKDRLQAREIENLKLNYAILNKKMDQVDDVIEDLEDRDNNLYRVYFNTAAIPEEERKAGYSKINRYAAMQGYDNSKLVTSTTERVDALSKELAIQSKSLDEIVKLAKAKGKLLSAIPAIQPVKNENLKRMASGFGYRTDPFTKARKMHEGMDFTAKSGTPIYATGDGIVARADNTASGFGNHIVIRHGYGYETLYGHLSKYNCRPGKSVKRGDVIGYVGSTGRSEAPHLHYEVHKNGRVVNPLNFYYGNISSVEYVAISKIANQENQSLD